From a single Lewinella sp. LCG006 genomic region:
- a CDS encoding transposase — protein sequence MKSTNKVNRPKRRRNYSETFKKARVKDYEEGTFSVAQMGRLYSIHVNILYRWISKYSAYDQQKAIIVEVPNSQTEKVKLLEKRVAELERSLGQKQIKLDYYESFIEELREAGIDVEKKSGFTTPLSGSCRNTDQK from the coding sequence ATGAAGTCAACGAATAAGGTTAATCGGCCCAAAAGGCGTCGTAATTACAGTGAAACCTTTAAAAAAGCGCGAGTTAAGGACTACGAAGAAGGTACCTTTAGCGTGGCCCAGATGGGTCGTTTATACAGTATCCATGTAAATATTCTGTACCGCTGGATAAGTAAGTACAGCGCGTACGATCAACAAAAAGCGATAATAGTGGAAGTACCAAATTCCCAGACGGAGAAGGTTAAATTGCTGGAAAAGCGGGTGGCTGAACTAGAACGTTCTCTAGGTCAAAAACAAATTAAATTGGACTACTATGAGAGCTTTATAGAGGAGCTTCGTGAAGCAGGAATAGATGTTGAAAAAAAAAGTGGTTTTACGACTCCCTTGTCCGGCTCTTGTCGAAATACAGATCAGAAATGA
- a CDS encoding MATE family efflux transporter, whose translation MNKEILRLAIPNILSNISVPLLSSFDTALMGRMSADHLGAVGLGSMIFNFVYWNFGFLRMGSTGMTAQAFGRKDQTAMSTLLGQAAIVAISLALLLMILQVPLLNAAQSLLQVAADQQSLVGTYFQVRIWAAPAALGMYALMGWYFGMQNAIYPLLLTILINVTNMLVSYGLVQYWGWGISGVAWGTVVAQYTGLFAGIGMLLYKYPWVRTTVKYQALLQWDALSNFLRINSDIFLRTLCLTLAFAFFYRQSTGLGELVLATNVILLQYVNWMSYGVDGFAFAAESLVGKYHGAAQPQKTQHAIRLSFLWGMVLAAIYALIYGGAGASLLYVFTDQEEIVSAALPYLPWMIIFPLLGTPCYIWDGVYVGLTASKAMRNTMLLAFAGYLLLYYLFGQHQNNHGLWLSLLGFMVFRGAIQWWWYARGSVG comes from the coding sequence ATGAATAAAGAAATTTTACGCCTGGCCATCCCCAATATTCTGAGTAATATTTCAGTGCCGCTGCTCAGTTCTTTTGATACCGCGCTGATGGGCCGCATGAGCGCCGACCATCTCGGGGCTGTCGGATTAGGTAGTATGATCTTCAATTTCGTTTACTGGAATTTTGGCTTCTTGCGCATGGGCTCTACGGGGATGACGGCCCAGGCCTTTGGCCGCAAGGACCAGACTGCTATGAGCACTCTACTGGGCCAGGCCGCTATCGTGGCCATCAGTCTGGCCCTGCTCCTGATGATCTTACAAGTACCCCTGCTCAACGCAGCTCAAAGCCTGCTGCAAGTGGCCGCCGATCAGCAATCCCTGGTAGGCACTTATTTCCAGGTGCGTATCTGGGCGGCGCCCGCAGCCCTGGGCATGTACGCACTCATGGGCTGGTACTTCGGTATGCAAAACGCCATCTATCCGCTGCTGCTTACCATCCTCATCAATGTCACCAACATGCTGGTCAGTTATGGCTTGGTCCAGTACTGGGGCTGGGGCATTAGTGGCGTCGCTTGGGGCACGGTCGTTGCGCAGTACACAGGCCTTTTTGCGGGTATCGGCATGTTGCTGTACAAATACCCCTGGGTGCGGACAACCGTAAAGTACCAAGCTTTATTGCAGTGGGATGCACTGAGCAACTTCCTGCGTATCAACAGCGATATTTTCTTGCGCACACTCTGCCTCACCCTGGCCTTTGCTTTCTTTTACCGCCAATCCACTGGTCTGGGCGAGCTGGTGCTGGCCACCAACGTGATCTTGCTGCAATACGTCAACTGGATGTCTTACGGCGTCGATGGCTTCGCCTTTGCGGCCGAGAGCCTGGTAGGCAAATACCACGGTGCAGCCCAGCCTCAAAAGACCCAACATGCTATACGGCTCAGCTTTCTGTGGGGCATGGTGCTGGCGGCTATCTATGCACTCATCTACGGTGGCGCCGGAGCTTCCCTTTTGTATGTCTTCACCGACCAGGAGGAGATCGTCAGCGCGGCCCTTCCCTACCTGCCCTGGATGATCATCTTCCCGCTCCTGGGCACGCCTTGCTACATCTGGGACGGCGTCTACGTGGGCCTCACCGCCTCCAAAGCCATGCGCAACACCATGCTGCTGGCCTTTGCGGGCTACCTGCTGCTCTATTATTTATTCGGCCAACATCAAAACAATCACGGCCTCTGGCTCAGTCTATTGGGCTTCATGGTCTTTCGTGGGGCCATCCAATGGTGGTGGTACGCGCGGGGATCGGTGGGGTGA
- a CDS encoding transposase: MKSPSNEQVYAALGTSRQSLSQYLRRRADYQDGVYSAEAMLLTHRADHGGLGLEKAYYMIQPEGLGRDAFIREMTLLGHSLERKRSYVRTTKSGGLRYPNLVKLLTIIGLNRVWQSDTTYYRLEDKYYYLTFIIDVYSRLIVGYSVSDNLRARANIEALKMALRLRRGMDLSELIFHSDGGSQYRSNDFIEVLRSRGISSSMCITALDNAYAEKLNDVIKNEYLEHWPIRDYRALRRYVKRAVENYNKVRHHSQLPLRIAPLGFECYLEESKGQRPPSLLIRDGEAKELEYQPMAAQNLTYPSSGAFDGTSQILPAFVKLGLPKEDGQLALSF, from the coding sequence ATGAAGAGTCCAAGTAATGAACAAGTATATGCTGCACTAGGTACTTCGCGTCAATCGCTGTCGCAATATTTACGTCGGCGAGCGGATTATCAGGACGGGGTGTATTCAGCGGAAGCAATGCTGTTGACACACCGTGCAGATCACGGAGGTTTGGGTCTTGAAAAGGCCTACTATATGATCCAGCCAGAAGGACTAGGTCGCGATGCATTTATTCGAGAGATGACTCTATTGGGTCATTCGCTGGAACGAAAAAGGAGCTATGTTAGAACTACGAAGAGTGGTGGTTTACGGTATCCTAATTTAGTTAAGTTGCTTACTATCATAGGTTTAAACCGAGTTTGGCAATCGGATACGACTTACTATCGCCTAGAGGACAAGTATTACTATCTGACGTTTATCATAGATGTGTATTCCCGGCTTATAGTGGGCTATAGCGTAAGTGATAACCTCCGAGCTAGAGCAAACATAGAGGCACTGAAAATGGCCTTGCGGTTGCGTCGTGGTATGGATTTGAGTGAACTGATCTTCCACAGTGACGGGGGCTCCCAGTATCGCAGCAATGACTTTATAGAAGTATTGAGGTCACGAGGAATCAGCTCTAGCATGTGCATTACAGCATTGGACAATGCGTACGCAGAGAAGCTCAATGATGTGATCAAGAATGAATACCTTGAGCACTGGCCAATCAGAGATTATAGAGCACTGAGAAGGTACGTGAAGAGGGCTGTAGAGAACTACAACAAAGTGCGTCACCATAGTCAGTTACCGCTGCGAATTGCACCTTTGGGATTTGAATGTTATCTTGAGGAGAGTAAGGGGCAAAGACCACCATCGTTGTTGATACGAGACGGCGAAGCAAAAGAGTTGGAATACCAGCCAATGGCGGCTCAGAATCTGACTTATCCCAGTAGCGGAGCTTTTGATGGGACAAGTCAGATTCTGCCCGCATTTGTTAAGCTTGGTTTGCCAAAAGAAGATGGACAACTAGCACTTAGCTTTTAA